One window from the genome of Pseudalkalibacillus hwajinpoensis encodes:
- the rsmG gene encoding 16S rRNA (guanine(527)-N(7))-methyltransferase RsmG, translated as MNEQQFQELLEEKGITLSPEQLQQFQTYYEILVEWNEKMNLTAITDKEEVYEKHFFDSIMAAFSFDFSSDYHICDVGAGAGFPSLPIKICFPHLSITIVDSLNKRIGFLEHLSSKLKLTNVSFYHDRAELFGKNKDHREKYDVVTARAVARLSVLGELCLPLVKPNGYFVALKGPGVEDELESGKQAIKLLGGEVVKRETLTLPKEKSERNIVTIKKIKTTPKKYPRKPGTPNKNPL; from the coding sequence ATGAACGAGCAACAGTTTCAGGAGTTGTTAGAGGAGAAAGGGATTACTCTTTCTCCTGAACAGCTTCAACAATTTCAAACATACTATGAAATTCTAGTTGAATGGAACGAGAAAATGAATCTGACAGCTATCACTGATAAAGAGGAAGTCTACGAAAAGCACTTTTTTGATTCAATCATGGCTGCGTTCTCATTTGATTTCTCTTCTGACTATCATATTTGCGATGTGGGAGCGGGCGCGGGTTTCCCAAGTTTGCCTATTAAAATTTGTTTTCCACATTTAAGCATCACTATTGTTGATTCACTTAACAAAAGAATCGGTTTCTTAGAACACCTTTCATCAAAACTTAAGCTAACAAATGTGTCATTTTATCATGACCGTGCTGAATTATTTGGTAAAAACAAAGATCATCGTGAAAAGTATGATGTTGTCACAGCAAGAGCCGTTGCAAGACTTTCTGTCCTTGGTGAGTTGTGTCTTCCTCTCGTTAAACCAAACGGTTATTTTGTTGCGCTAAAAGGCCCAGGTGTAGAGGATGAATTAGAGTCTGGTAAACAGGCGATTAAGCTTCTTGGTGGAGAAGTTGTGAAACGAGAGACGCTAACACTACCTAAAGAAAAGAGTGAGCGTAATATCGTTACAATTAAAAAAATCAAAACAACTCCAAAAAAATATCCAAGAAAGCCAGGCACACCAAATAAAAATCCTTTATAA
- the noc gene encoding nucleoid occlusion protein, whose protein sequence is MKHTFSRLFGLNDEKSETMEAEQEEVKQLLVEDIIPNRFQPRTIFIDERITELSQTIKTHGVIQPIVVREREGKYEIIAGERRWRAVKKLGWERIPAIIKEFNDSQTASIALIENLQREELTAVEEAMAYAQLIELHDLTQESLAQRLGKGQSTIANKLRLLKLPEPVQRALLEKKITERHARALIPLKNPENQVKVLTEVLERQWNVKQTEERVVRMLEGTVPKPKPRKKSVSKDMRLAVNTIRQSLDMVTETGLTIDTDEEDHDEYYQFTIRIPKKK, encoded by the coding sequence ATGAAGCATACGTTTTCACGTCTTTTCGGTTTGAACGATGAAAAAAGCGAGACGATGGAAGCAGAACAAGAGGAAGTGAAACAGCTTCTTGTTGAGGATATTATCCCAAACCGTTTCCAACCTCGAACAATTTTTATAGATGAGAGAATTACTGAACTATCTCAAACGATAAAGACCCATGGAGTCATTCAGCCGATCGTGGTTCGAGAACGTGAAGGCAAGTATGAAATTATTGCCGGGGAAAGACGCTGGAGAGCAGTGAAAAAGCTAGGTTGGGAGCGAATTCCTGCCATTATTAAGGAATTTAACGATTCTCAAACTGCCTCTATTGCGCTTATCGAGAACCTGCAGCGTGAAGAGCTAACAGCTGTTGAAGAAGCTATGGCTTATGCCCAGCTTATTGAGCTGCATGATTTAACTCAGGAGAGCCTCGCTCAGCGACTTGGCAAAGGGCAATCTACTATTGCGAATAAGCTTAGATTACTGAAGCTCCCCGAGCCTGTTCAACGAGCGCTTCTCGAGAAAAAAATCACGGAGAGACACGCTCGTGCTTTGATTCCACTTAAGAATCCTGAGAATCAAGTAAAAGTTCTCACAGAAGTTCTTGAAAGACAATGGAATGTGAAGCAGACGGAAGAACGTGTTGTTCGTATGCTAGAAGGCACTGTACCGAAACCGAAGCCTAGAAAAAAATCGGTTAGTAAAGATATGAGATTGGCTGTCAATACGATCCGTCAATCGCTTGATATGGTAACAGAGACTGGTTTAACGATTGATACAGATGAAGAAGACCATGACGAATACTATCAATTTACGATCCGAATACCTAAAAAGAAGTAA
- a CDS encoding ParA family protein — protein sequence MVGEWGDILVNIVAVANQKGGVGKTTTSVNVSACLAYLGKRVLLVDIDPQGNATSGVGIEKGDIEKCVYNILVDDLDAGDIIQETIVENLHVIPSTIQLAGAEIELVPTISREVRLKRALNKVEKNYDYIIIDCPPSLGLLTINALTAADAVLIPVQCEYYALEGLSQLLNTVRLVQKHLNTELKIEGVLLTMLDARTNLGIQVIEEVKKYFQEKVYRVIIPRNVRLSEAPSHGKPIIVYDPKSRGAECYLELAKEVLVND from the coding sequence ATGGTTGGAGAATGGGGTGACATCTTGGTGAATATTGTTGCTGTAGCAAATCAAAAAGGCGGAGTGGGAAAGACGACCACTTCAGTGAATGTAAGTGCCTGTCTCGCCTATCTTGGTAAAAGGGTCTTGCTTGTTGACATTGATCCTCAGGGGAATGCAACAAGTGGCGTTGGGATTGAGAAAGGCGATATTGAAAAATGTGTGTATAACATCCTTGTAGATGACCTAGATGCTGGAGACATTATTCAGGAGACGATTGTTGAGAATTTGCACGTCATTCCTTCTACAATTCAGCTTGCAGGAGCAGAGATCGAACTTGTTCCCACCATTTCCCGGGAAGTAAGATTGAAAAGGGCGCTAAATAAAGTTGAAAAAAACTATGATTATATTATAATTGATTGTCCTCCATCGTTGGGGTTATTAACAATTAATGCTCTTACAGCTGCAGATGCAGTGCTTATTCCTGTCCAATGCGAATACTATGCACTTGAAGGACTAAGTCAGTTACTTAATACAGTACGACTCGTCCAAAAGCATTTAAATACAGAATTAAAGATTGAAGGAGTACTGTTAACGATGCTTGATGCAAGGACAAACCTTGGTATTCAAGTGATTGAAGAAGTTAAAAAGTACTTCCAAGAAAAAGTCTATCGAGTGATCATACCAAGGAATGTACGTTTGAGTGAGGCGCCAAGTCATGGGAAGCCAATCATTGTCTATGATCCAAAATCTCGAGGGGCTGAATGCTATTTAGAACTTGCAAAGGAAGTGTTAGTCAATGACTAA
- a CDS encoding ParB/RepB/Spo0J family partition protein, with amino-acid sequence MTNRGLGKGINAFFPSQNENETVRDIPVNELRPNPYQPRKKFSTEAIEELSASIQTFGVLQPLIVRQSIKGYEIVVGERRYRASLEAGLTTVPAVVKDLTDRKMMEIALIENLQRENLNPIEEALAYQKLMEETDVTQEELSKRLGKSRPHLANFLRLLQLPSEVQEYISDGKLTMGHGRAILGLKNKEARKPLADRVLQEKLNVRQLEKLITELNQNVSRETKRKEKSDPFLKEKEDHLRERFGTSVSIKRMKKKGKIEIEFFSEEDLNRILEVLEKEDNE; translated from the coding sequence ATGACTAATCGTGGTTTGGGTAAGGGAATTAACGCCTTTTTCCCTTCCCAAAATGAGAACGAGACTGTGAGAGATATTCCCGTTAATGAGCTTCGTCCTAACCCTTATCAACCGAGAAAGAAGTTTAGTACTGAAGCGATTGAAGAATTAAGTGCTTCGATTCAAACTTTCGGTGTCCTCCAGCCATTAATCGTTCGTCAAAGCATTAAAGGCTATGAAATTGTTGTAGGTGAGCGGAGGTATAGGGCTTCTTTAGAAGCAGGTCTTACAACCGTTCCAGCTGTTGTGAAAGATTTAACAGACCGAAAAATGATGGAAATTGCCTTAATTGAAAACTTGCAGCGTGAGAATCTAAATCCGATTGAAGAGGCGCTTGCTTACCAGAAACTGATGGAAGAAACAGATGTGACACAGGAAGAATTGTCAAAACGCCTGGGTAAAAGTAGACCGCATCTCGCTAATTTCCTTCGTCTTTTACAGTTACCTTCTGAAGTACAGGAGTATATTTCAGACGGAAAGCTCACGATGGGGCATGGGCGGGCGATACTTGGATTAAAAAATAAAGAAGCTAGAAAGCCACTTGCGGATCGAGTTCTTCAGGAGAAATTAAACGTTCGCCAGCTAGAGAAGTTAATTACGGAATTGAATCAGAACGTTTCACGTGAAACAAAGAGAAAAGAGAAGTCAGATCCGTTTCTTAAGGAAAAGGAAGATCACCTTCGTGAGCGATTTGGAACGTCGGTTTCAATTAAAAGAATGAAGAAAAAAGGTAAAATAGAGATTGAGTTTTTCTCAGAAGAAGATCTAAATCGCATATTAGAAGTGTTAGAGAAAGAAGATAACGAATAA
- a CDS encoding aminotransferase class V-fold PLP-dependent enzyme has protein sequence MIYLDQAATSFPKPPEVVQAMTECMTEYAANPGRGGHALSKRADNMIVQAREQLADFFGFDQPERVCFTANATGALNQAIKGFSFNEGDHVLTTSYEHNSVRRPLEYMKKTSGIEVDYINLETTEEFDVEAFCNAVRPSTKMIIVSHGSNLTGKIIPIDEIGKIAREQGITFLVDASQTAGIIPIHMEQMSVDLLAFPGHKGLLGPQGTGVLMVSKAVELNPIYHGGTGSSSELVDQPLKYPERLESGTVNTPGIAGLLAGLHAVKKMGLHKIRMHELHLTEHLINGLKEINYVKVYGPNKERLGVIPFTIEGIDAQEIAIILDQHYEIAVRAGLHCTPLGHETIGTSTTGAVRLSVGPYNTIDEINKTIQAVEEIVEGYFG, from the coding sequence GTGATTTATCTTGATCAAGCGGCAACGTCCTTTCCTAAGCCGCCTGAAGTTGTTCAGGCTATGACTGAGTGTATGACCGAATACGCGGCAAATCCAGGTCGTGGTGGACATGCTTTATCCAAGCGCGCTGATAACATGATTGTACAAGCACGTGAACAGCTGGCTGATTTCTTTGGCTTTGACCAACCTGAACGCGTTTGTTTTACAGCAAACGCTACAGGAGCTCTTAATCAGGCAATAAAAGGTTTTTCCTTCAATGAAGGGGATCATGTATTAACCACTTCTTATGAACACAACTCAGTACGTCGTCCTTTAGAATATATGAAGAAAACTTCAGGAATTGAAGTGGATTACATTAATCTGGAGACGACTGAGGAATTTGATGTCGAGGCATTCTGCAATGCCGTAAGACCTTCTACAAAAATGATTATTGTTTCACATGGCTCTAATCTAACTGGTAAAATTATTCCTATCGATGAGATTGGAAAAATAGCCAGAGAACAGGGAATCACGTTTCTCGTAGATGCCTCTCAAACAGCTGGTATTATTCCTATTCATATGGAGCAAATGAGCGTTGATCTATTGGCTTTCCCAGGTCATAAAGGTTTACTTGGTCCGCAGGGTACAGGTGTACTAATGGTTAGCAAAGCGGTTGAGCTTAATCCTATATATCATGGCGGTACGGGGAGTAGTTCTGAGTTGGTCGATCAGCCACTAAAATACCCTGAACGCCTTGAGAGCGGAACCGTCAATACACCAGGAATTGCCGGGTTATTAGCAGGTCTCCATGCAGTGAAGAAAATGGGTCTTCATAAAATAAGAATGCATGAACTGCATTTAACTGAGCATCTAATAAATGGATTAAAAGAAATTAATTATGTGAAGGTGTATGGACCTAATAAAGAACGCCTTGGAGTTATCCCTTTTACTATTGAAGGAATTGATGCTCAGGAAATTGCAATTATACTTGATCAGCATTACGAGATTGCAGTAAGAGCAGGCCTACACTGTACTCCACTTGGACATGAAACGATCGGAACGAGCACTACTGGAGCGGTACGATTAAGTGTGGGACCTTATAATACAATTGATGAAATTAATAAAACCATCCAAGCAGTAGAAGAAATTGTAGAGGGGTACTTTGGCTGA
- a CDS encoding DUF554 domain-containing protein — protein sequence MVLLGTVVNGAAIIAGTLIGTVSSRIPEQTKTTIMQGLALVVSVIGLQMAMKSEQFLIVIGSLVLGGILGEYWNLEGKLNDLGKWIERKTGAASEGSVAQAFVTATLVYVVGAMAILGALDSGLRNDHSILFTKSLIDGFTAIMFTATLGYGVLFSAIPVMLYQGVLALFAAQINQFVPQALLDAFIAEVTSAGGIMILAIGLNLLGIVKIRVANFLPALLIAAILVSSLYLMPSMF from the coding sequence ATGGTATTATTAGGAACAGTTGTGAATGGTGCAGCCATTATTGCAGGTACGCTGATTGGCACGGTTAGCAGTCGTATCCCTGAACAAACGAAAACGACAATTATGCAGGGACTAGCTTTAGTTGTTTCTGTTATCGGACTACAAATGGCCATGAAAAGCGAGCAGTTCTTAATTGTTATTGGCAGTCTGGTGCTGGGCGGTATACTAGGTGAGTATTGGAATCTAGAAGGAAAACTGAATGATTTAGGGAAGTGGATTGAGAGAAAAACTGGTGCTGCTTCGGAAGGCAGCGTAGCTCAAGCTTTTGTAACAGCTACACTCGTTTACGTTGTTGGTGCTATGGCTATTCTTGGGGCACTTGATAGTGGCCTACGAAATGATCACTCAATATTATTTACAAAGTCTTTAATAGATGGTTTTACTGCAATTATGTTTACAGCAACGCTAGGTTATGGTGTATTGTTTTCAGCAATACCCGTAATGCTGTATCAGGGAGTTCTTGCTCTCTTTGCTGCACAGATAAACCAGTTTGTCCCCCAAGCCCTTCTCGATGCGTTTATTGCAGAGGTAACTTCTGCAGGAGGAATTATGATTCTAGCAATTGGATTGAACTTGCTCGGTATTGTTAAAATTCGAGTAGCTAACTTTCTCCCTGCTTTATTAATTGCAGCTATTCTTGTCTCAAGTTTGTACCTGATGCCTTCGATGTTTTAG
- the yyaC gene encoding spore protease YyaC produces MNLRDKFFQKKPSAYRIHHEDDLAIETLSERISLLLPTRRTDSIVIVCIGTDRSTGDALGPLVGSKLQQLQPKATVYGTLESPVHAVNLNEVMASIEQTHTRPFIIGIDACLGRLHSVGIITAGEGPVKPGAGVKKELLEVGDIHLTGIVNVSGFMEYFVLQNTRLNLVMKMADVMAISLHQSIEAYGTDMSLEKNNALNWGDDLLQLP; encoded by the coding sequence ATGAATCTTCGAGACAAGTTTTTTCAAAAAAAGCCCTCTGCATATCGAATCCATCATGAGGATGATCTTGCTATAGAAACACTTAGTGAGAGGATTTCGCTTCTGCTGCCGACGAGAAGAACAGATTCAATTGTGATCGTTTGCATCGGAACGGATCGTTCAACGGGAGACGCTTTAGGCCCGCTTGTTGGAAGCAAATTGCAGCAGCTTCAGCCAAAAGCAACAGTATACGGTACGCTTGAGTCACCAGTTCATGCTGTGAATTTAAATGAAGTGATGGCATCAATTGAACAGACTCACACTCGTCCATTTATTATCGGAATTGATGCTTGTCTCGGACGTCTTCACTCTGTTGGAATTATTACGGCAGGAGAGGGCCCTGTGAAGCCAGGTGCGGGAGTAAAAAAAGAGCTCCTAGAAGTTGGGGATATTCATTTAACAGGGATCGTGAATGTTAGTGGATTTATGGAATACTTTGTTTTGCAAAATACACGATTAAATTTAGTTATGAAAATGGCTGATGTTATGGCTATAAGTCTTCATCAATCTATTGAAGCATATGGAACAGATATGTCACTCGAGAAGAACAATGCCTTAAATTGGGGAGATGACCTTCTTCAACTTCCATAA
- a CDS encoding YkvI family membrane protein, with translation MISGGMKWLFLILGTMIGAGYASGRELWQFFGHESVLAIILFTVMFSICCYVIMKISYETKSTHYLPILERLVGKKLTGIYDLLIILYLFTTTIVMFAGGGATMEVVHLPYWLGICILAVLVIILFFWDINGMLSMNAIILPLLIILLLSVLGLFIHSNPSAMLFNWTKQANWPAAFTFTALNILPLVAVLSAVGHQIKHKGEIWIASLGSGLILGGVSFLYNQSLIQVAHDLLLYEIPLFAILKTYPYYMILIMSVLLWLAIYTTAVSGVFGLTSRFRDLLGLPLWIVAFIIVMIMLPFTAFGFSTLIAFLYPLYGVLNLYILASILIFPVLKRYDLLS, from the coding sequence ATGATAAGCGGTGGAATGAAATGGTTGTTTCTTATATTAGGAACGATGATTGGTGCAGGCTATGCATCAGGGAGAGAACTGTGGCAATTTTTTGGTCATGAAAGCGTACTGGCTATCATTTTATTTACGGTAATGTTTTCGATTTGTTGTTATGTGATTATGAAAATAAGTTATGAAACGAAATCGACTCATTATTTGCCGATTTTAGAACGACTTGTGGGCAAAAAATTAACGGGAATCTATGATTTACTCATTATCTTGTATTTGTTTACAACAACGATTGTGATGTTCGCAGGTGGTGGGGCAACGATGGAAGTGGTTCATCTACCGTATTGGTTAGGTATTTGTATTCTTGCTGTATTGGTCATTATCCTTTTCTTCTGGGATATCAATGGGATGTTATCAATGAATGCCATTATTCTTCCTTTGCTTATTATTCTCTTACTTTCAGTACTTGGATTGTTCATTCACTCGAATCCCTCAGCTATGCTTTTCAATTGGACAAAACAAGCAAACTGGCCAGCGGCTTTTACGTTCACAGCGCTCAATATTTTACCACTTGTCGCAGTCCTTTCAGCCGTCGGTCATCAAATTAAGCATAAAGGAGAAATTTGGATTGCGAGCCTTGGAAGTGGATTGATTCTCGGGGGAGTGTCTTTTCTTTATAATCAATCACTCATACAGGTGGCTCATGACCTCCTTTTATACGAGATCCCATTGTTTGCGATCTTAAAAACGTATCCGTACTATATGATTTTGATTATGTCTGTCTTACTATGGTTAGCCATATACACTACAGCTGTAAGTGGAGTCTTTGGTCTGACATCGAGATTTAGAGATTTGCTTGGTCTTCCTCTATGGATTGTCGCTTTTATTATTGTCATGATTATGCTTCCGTTTACTGCGTTTGGTTTTTCTACACTAATTGCTTTTTTATACCCTCTGTACGGCGTACTTAATCTCTATATTTTAGCATCTATCTTGATTTTCCCAGTTCTTAAACGGTATGATTTGTTATCATAG